One Streptomyces fagopyri DNA window includes the following coding sequences:
- a CDS encoding galactose-binding domain-containing protein produces MTVTPSSRRRTLRRGMSASVSLVLAAAGAIAAVALSAPAASAAGVPAPSPVGISGRGATVPFKEQEAEYAATNGTLIGPDRLYGHLPSEASGRQAVTLDATGEYVEFTLTAPANAMSFRYSLPDNSAGTGRDASLDLKINGTQLKSVPVTSKYGWYYGGYPFNNNPGDTNPHHFYDETRTMLGSTLPAGTKVRLQVSSTSASPTFTIDLADFEQVGTPIGKPSGALDVVGDFGADPTGAADSTAQIQAAVDAGKAQGRTVYIPQGTFQVRDHIVVDQVTLAGAGPWYSVLTGRDPVNRSKAVGVYGKYANQGGSKNVTLKDFAIIGDIRERVDDDQVNAIGGALSNSTVDDVWMQHTKCGAWMDGPMDNFTIKNSRILDQTADGVNFHMGVTNSTVTNTFVRNTGDDGLAMWAESVPNVKNKFTFNTVILPILANNIVTYGGKDITISDNVMADTITNGGGLHVANRYPGVNSGQGTAVSGTTTAARNTLIRTGNNDYNWQFGVGAVWFSGLNEALDATINVTDSEILDSSYAAIMNIEGATKGLHFENVRIDGAGTYALQIQATGTASFTNVTATHIGQSNPIHNCVGSGFVITRGAGNSGWYADPPACTGTWPDPKWTNGGVPGGGTTPPTDPPTDPPTDPPTDPPTDPTVNLAKNRPVTETSHTDVYPASKAVDGNADSYWESANNAFPQSVTVDLGAAKAVKRVVLKLPPATAWATRTQTLSILGSTDNNTYTTLKSSAGYTFDPASGNTTTVTLPGSSTRYLRVTITGNTGWPAAQLSELEAYTG; encoded by the coding sequence ATGACTGTGACTCCTTCCTCCCGACGCAGAACGCTGCGACGCGGCATGTCCGCCTCCGTGTCGCTCGTCCTGGCCGCGGCCGGCGCGATCGCCGCCGTGGCACTCTCCGCTCCCGCCGCCTCCGCGGCCGGGGTCCCCGCCCCCTCGCCCGTAGGCATCTCCGGCCGCGGTGCCACCGTGCCGTTCAAGGAACAGGAGGCCGAGTACGCCGCGACGAACGGCACACTGATCGGTCCGGACCGCCTCTACGGCCATCTGCCCTCCGAAGCGTCCGGCCGTCAGGCGGTGACACTCGACGCGACCGGCGAGTACGTCGAGTTCACGCTGACGGCTCCCGCGAACGCCATGTCGTTCCGCTACTCGCTGCCCGACAACTCCGCGGGCACCGGCCGGGACGCGAGCCTCGACCTGAAGATCAACGGCACCCAGCTCAAGTCCGTGCCGGTGACCTCCAAGTACGGCTGGTACTACGGCGGTTATCCCTTCAACAACAACCCGGGCGACACCAACCCCCACCACTTCTACGACGAGACCCGCACCATGCTCGGCTCCACGCTGCCGGCCGGGACCAAGGTGCGCCTCCAGGTGTCGTCCACGAGCGCGTCGCCCACGTTCACCATCGACCTCGCCGACTTCGAGCAGGTGGGCACGCCCATCGGCAAGCCGTCCGGAGCCCTGGACGTCGTCGGTGACTTCGGCGCCGACCCCACCGGCGCGGCCGACTCGACCGCCCAGATCCAGGCGGCGGTCGACGCGGGCAAGGCACAGGGCCGGACGGTCTACATTCCCCAGGGCACCTTCCAGGTGCGCGACCACATCGTCGTCGACCAGGTGACGCTGGCCGGGGCGGGCCCCTGGTACAGCGTGCTCACCGGCCGCGACCCGGTGAACCGGTCCAAGGCCGTCGGCGTCTACGGCAAGTACGCCAACCAGGGCGGCAGCAAGAACGTCACCCTCAAGGACTTCGCCATCATCGGCGACATCCGCGAACGTGTGGACGACGACCAGGTCAACGCCATCGGTGGCGCGTTGTCGAACTCGACGGTCGACGACGTGTGGATGCAGCACACCAAGTGCGGGGCCTGGATGGACGGCCCGATGGACAACTTCACCATCAAGAACAGCCGCATCCTCGACCAGACCGCGGACGGCGTGAACTTCCACATGGGCGTCACCAACTCCACGGTCACCAACACCTTCGTACGGAACACGGGTGACGACGGCCTGGCGATGTGGGCGGAGAGCGTGCCCAACGTCAAGAACAAGTTCACCTTCAACACGGTGATCCTGCCGATCCTCGCCAACAACATCGTCACGTACGGCGGCAAGGACATCACCATCTCCGACAACGTCATGGCGGACACCATCACCAACGGTGGCGGCCTGCACGTGGCGAACCGCTATCCCGGCGTCAACTCCGGTCAGGGCACCGCCGTTTCCGGCACCACCACGGCCGCCCGCAACACCCTGATCCGGACCGGCAACAACGACTACAACTGGCAGTTCGGGGTCGGCGCGGTCTGGTTCAGCGGTCTCAACGAAGCGCTGGACGCGACCATCAACGTCACCGACAGTGAGATCCTCGACAGCTCCTACGCCGCCATCATGAACATCGAGGGCGCGACGAAGGGGCTGCACTTCGAGAACGTCCGGATCGACGGGGCCGGCACCTACGCCCTGCAGATCCAGGCGACAGGTACGGCCTCCTTCACCAATGTCACGGCCACCCACATCGGCCAGTCCAATCCGATCCACAACTGCGTGGGTTCCGGCTTCGTGATCACCCGCGGCGCGGGCAACAGCGGCTGGTACGCGGACCCGCCGGCCTGCACCGGCACCTGGCCGGACCCGAAGTGGACCAACGGGGGAGTACCGGGCGGAGGCACCACGCCGCCGACCGACCCGCCCACCGATCCTCCGACGGACCCGCCGACCGACCCGCCCACGGACCCGACCGTGAACCTCGCCAAGAACCGGCCGGTCACCGAGACGAGTCACACCGACGTCTACCCCGCCTCCAAGGCCGTGGACGGCAACGCCGACAGCTACTGGGAGAGCGCGAACAACGCCTTCCCCCAGTCGGTCACCGTCGACCTCGGTGCCGCCAAGGCGGTGAAGCGGGTCGTCCTCAAACTGCCCCCGGCGACCGCCTGGGCCACCCGCACCCAGACCCTGAGCATCCTGGGCAGCACCGACAACAACACCTACACCACGCTGAAATCCTCGGCGGGTTACACCTTCGACCCGGCGAGCGGGAACACCACGACCGTCACCCTGCCCGGCTCCTCCACCCGCTATCTGAGGGTCACCATCACCGGTAACACCGGTTGGCCGGCCGCGCAGCTGTCGGAACTGGAGGCATACACAGGCTAG
- a CDS encoding polyamine aminopropyltransferase: MSARFEEIDWRATPMGEISLRRRRHPESGEDVYEVKLDDEYLMSSLFTAGEVELARLGLAELREGPLDVVVGGLGLGYTARAALDDPRVGSLIVVDALAEVIDWHRRGLVPLGAGLASDPRCRLVRGDFFAMAAGSATAGGPVPADGPRVDGARAAIGEAAPGLDPETPGRRFHAILLDVDHSPRHVLHPGHAALYGREGLTALAELLYPGGVFALWSNDPPDQEFGSVLAEVFAETSAHVVDFANPLQGGTAANTVYVARRSAG; this comes from the coding sequence ATGAGCGCACGTTTCGAGGAGATCGACTGGCGGGCTACGCCCATGGGCGAGATCAGTCTGCGCCGTCGCAGGCACCCGGAGTCCGGGGAGGACGTGTACGAGGTCAAGCTCGACGACGAGTACCTGATGTCCAGCCTCTTCACCGCCGGTGAGGTCGAGCTGGCGCGACTCGGTCTGGCGGAACTGCGCGAGGGTCCGCTCGACGTCGTCGTGGGAGGTCTCGGTCTCGGGTACACGGCCAGGGCGGCACTGGACGACCCGCGGGTGGGTTCACTGATCGTGGTCGACGCACTGGCGGAGGTGATCGACTGGCACCGGCGCGGCCTCGTACCGCTGGGCGCGGGCCTGGCGTCGGACCCGCGGTGCCGTCTGGTGCGCGGCGACTTCTTCGCGATGGCCGCGGGGAGTGCGACGGCGGGCGGCCCGGTACCGGCGGACGGTCCGCGCGTGGACGGTGCGCGGGCCGCGATCGGCGAGGCCGCGCCCGGGCTCGACCCGGAGACTCCCGGGCGCCGGTTCCACGCGATCCTGCTGGACGTCGACCACTCACCTCGTCATGTGCTGCACCCCGGCCATGCCGCGCTCTACGGCCGGGAGGGTCTGACCGCTCTGGCTGAACTCCTGTACCCCGGGGGCGTGTTCGCGCTGTGGTCGAACGACCCGCCGGACCAGGAGTTCGGCTCGGTACTCGCGGAGGTCTTCGCGGAGACCTCCGCGCACGTGGTCGATTTCGCCAACCCGCTCCAGGGCGGGACCGCCGCCAACACCGTCTACGTGGCCCGCAGGAGCGCCGGGTGA
- a CDS encoding Hsp20/alpha crystallin family protein has translation MSERTDTTRSSPVRAAWSAGHDPAAELEHLWGEVSRLLERSSASTESSRHWMPLTEEEDSGDAYQVRAELPGVPRACVSVEIDGRELHIQGTLGDTDRGPALRRRTGSFSYGIRIPGDVDVEAVRADLCDGVLTVRLPKTGVSTRRTIALGAD, from the coding sequence ATGAGTGAACGAACGGACACCACCCGATCGAGTCCGGTACGGGCGGCCTGGTCGGCCGGCCACGACCCGGCGGCCGAACTGGAACATCTGTGGGGCGAGGTCAGCCGCCTGCTCGAACGGTCGTCGGCGTCGACGGAATCCTCGCGGCACTGGATGCCACTGACCGAGGAGGAGGACTCGGGCGACGCCTACCAGGTCCGCGCCGAACTCCCCGGCGTCCCCCGGGCCTGCGTGAGCGTGGAGATCGACGGACGGGAACTGCACATCCAGGGAACGCTCGGCGACACGGACCGCGGCCCCGCGCTGCGTCGCCGGACGGGTTCGTTCTCCTACGGAATCCGGATTCCCGGTGACGTCGACGTCGAAGCCGTACGGGCCGATCTGTGTGACGGGGTCCTGACCGTGCGGCTGCCGAAGACCGGAGTGTCCACACGGCGGACGATCGCCCTCGGTGCGGACTGA
- a CDS encoding PP2C family protein-serine/threonine phosphatase: MGMDYEALFAATPSPYLVLGRDLLIVEVNQAYLEATGRSRQDLLGRYIFDAFPDNPNEPEADGVRNLSASLNRVLASRQPDTMALQRYDIPVMGHPGHFEERWWSPINTPIVGQDGRVAWIIHRVEDVTAFIRARATAKQSGGHVTERDALEAELYGRARELQRLNEELRNAHTRERQVAVTLQEAMLQSPDLARHQDVAVRYLPAAGSLNVCGDWYDVVDLADGRFAVAVGDVVGHGLEAAAVMGMLRSALSAAIRALERPAQALEVLGLYARSLEGALNTTVVKAMVDPRSHLIIYSNAGHPPPVLVHPDGACMLLDDAVDPPLGARPQHVPRPQAGQPYSPGDTLVLYTDGLIERRDEDIDAGLARLTEALGHHRFLSPERLADALLADLGLVRGAHDDIALVVVRL, from the coding sequence ATGGGGATGGATTACGAGGCCCTGTTCGCCGCCACACCGAGTCCCTATCTGGTGCTGGGCCGGGACCTGCTGATCGTGGAGGTCAACCAGGCCTATCTGGAGGCGACGGGCCGGAGCAGACAGGACCTGCTCGGGCGGTACATCTTCGACGCCTTCCCGGACAACCCGAACGAACCCGAGGCGGACGGTGTGCGGAATCTGAGCGCCTCACTGAACCGGGTGCTGGCCTCACGTCAGCCGGACACGATGGCGCTCCAGCGGTACGACATCCCGGTCATGGGCCACCCCGGCCACTTCGAGGAGCGCTGGTGGTCCCCGATCAACACACCGATCGTCGGGCAGGACGGCCGGGTGGCATGGATCATCCACCGGGTGGAGGACGTCACCGCGTTCATCCGGGCGCGCGCCACCGCGAAACAGTCCGGGGGGCACGTGACGGAGCGTGACGCCCTGGAAGCCGAACTGTACGGCCGGGCGCGGGAACTCCAACGGCTGAACGAGGAACTGCGCAACGCCCACACCCGCGAGCGGCAGGTCGCCGTCACCCTTCAGGAGGCCATGCTCCAGTCACCCGACCTCGCCCGGCATCAGGACGTGGCGGTGCGCTATCTGCCCGCGGCCGGTTCGCTCAACGTGTGCGGTGACTGGTACGACGTGGTCGATCTGGCGGACGGCCGTTTCGCGGTGGCGGTCGGCGATGTCGTAGGCCACGGACTGGAGGCGGCCGCCGTCATGGGGATGCTGCGAAGTGCCCTGAGCGCGGCGATCCGGGCGCTGGAGCGGCCCGCCCAGGCACTTGAGGTGCTGGGCCTGTACGCCCGTTCGCTGGAAGGCGCTCTCAACACCACCGTCGTCAAGGCGATGGTGGACCCTCGGAGCCACTTGATCATCTACAGCAACGCGGGTCACCCACCCCCCGTACTGGTGCACCCGGACGGCGCGTGCATGCTGCTGGACGACGCCGTCGACCCACCCCTGGGGGCCCGGCCCCAGCACGTTCCCCGCCCCCAGGCGGGGCAGCCCTACAGCCCCGGGGACACCCTCGTCCTCTACACCGACGGGCTCATCGAGCGCCGCGACGAGGACATCGACGCGGGGCTGGCCCGGCTGACCGAGGCCCTCGGGCACCACAGGTTCCTGAGTCCGGAGCGCCTGGCGGACGCCCTGCTGGCCGATCTCGGTCTCGTACGCGGCGCCCATGACGACATCGCCCTGGTCGTCGTCCGGCTGTGA
- a CDS encoding GreA/GreB family elongation factor, producing the protein MTSEPAPISEAARRALEQELADIRAERRTVAATLRNTDTIGDHADQADELQRANDLEHLDARISEITTRLGQAADASRPSTDVVGVGSTVTVRFADGTVETFQIGDVAEELDQTLVTADSPLGRALLGRRAGDPVRYNTPERKVTAVVVSLGTAPEGQA; encoded by the coding sequence ATGACCAGCGAACCCGCGCCGATCAGCGAAGCCGCCCGTCGCGCCCTGGAACAGGAACTCGCCGACATCCGCGCGGAACGCCGGACGGTCGCGGCGACCCTGCGGAACACCGACACGATCGGTGACCACGCGGACCAGGCCGACGAGTTGCAGCGCGCCAATGACCTGGAACACCTCGACGCCCGCATCTCGGAGATCACCACACGACTCGGTCAGGCGGCCGACGCGAGCCGCCCCTCCACCGATGTCGTCGGTGTGGGCAGCACGGTCACCGTGCGGTTCGCGGACGGCACGGTGGAGACCTTCCAGATCGGCGACGTGGCCGAGGAGTTGGACCAGACGCTGGTCACGGCCGACAGTCCGCTCGGACGTGCCCTTCTCGGCCGCCGTGCCGGAGATCCGGTGCGGTACAACACGCCCGAGAGGAAGGTCACGGCGGTGGTGGTGTCCCTCGGGACTGCTCCCGAGGGACAGGCTTGA
- a CDS encoding multicopper oxidase family protein, giving the protein MADTTRRSLLGMAGFTTAAVAVAGAGLLNGNHSVNEKPVAADILEGVGEPTSTGLTPFKDPLRIPPTLRPRGNGITEIDLVSGRVRLHSQMPATRLWTYAGHFPGPTIEVRSGDKVRVAWNNKLAGTTPVKAVWVHPEGPGPGLLPYNRPGSEGGFSRPEVEGLTAWTTVHLHGGHQNALSDGAAEYGVTAGNGQLAEYANDQAAAHLFYHDHAMSVTSLNVAAGLIGNYLVRDKEEAGLGLPRGDYEIPLAIQDVNFDTDAKGRLTGQILVKRIIGGPDAPMPGAIPPALASLGPFTMVNGVVWPHLDVEARAYRLRLVNVSGARVYRLAVIDEETGEVVRGAMKLVGTDLGLLGRPQTIDEALSLSPAERADVVVDFASFPGKRLKLVNTIAGQRPGAALPDFMVPFPEVMQFRVEKRRHAGYSLPTTLSPSFRKLTPAGVPADATERFVMLAFDKTGAMPQLWEMREAAAGTAPGDGVVTIAMPGGTRTLRRTGVMFEDTTTFFAASGTWEKWHFVSVAPAGVPIYHPMHIHLMNFQVIDRRTVDGSGMDFATGRTTKPITLGAPVPVAPEESGWKDTITVNANTLVTVAGRLAEQTGKVMYHCHILDHEDEGMMRPFVIMPSAVHGIHDMLMGMNGAMGMNQKAGGHAGMKM; this is encoded by the coding sequence ATGGCAGACACGACCAGGCGGTCACTCCTCGGCATGGCCGGATTCACCACGGCCGCCGTCGCCGTGGCCGGTGCCGGCCTCCTCAACGGCAACCACTCGGTGAACGAGAAGCCCGTGGCGGCCGACATCCTGGAGGGGGTCGGAGAGCCGACATCCACCGGCCTGACACCGTTCAAGGACCCGCTGCGGATACCTCCCACGCTGCGGCCGCGCGGCAACGGCATCACCGAGATCGATCTCGTCAGCGGACGCGTGCGCCTGCACTCGCAGATGCCGGCCACCCGCCTGTGGACCTACGCGGGCCACTTCCCCGGCCCCACCATCGAGGTGCGCAGCGGGGACAAGGTGCGCGTCGCCTGGAACAACAAGCTGGCGGGCACCACACCCGTGAAGGCCGTTTGGGTGCACCCCGAAGGTCCCGGACCGGGGCTGCTTCCCTACAACCGCCCGGGTTCCGAGGGCGGTTTCTCCCGGCCGGAGGTCGAGGGCCTGACCGCGTGGACGACGGTCCACCTGCACGGCGGTCACCAGAACGCGCTGAGCGACGGGGCGGCCGAGTACGGAGTGACCGCCGGCAACGGGCAGTTGGCCGAGTACGCCAACGACCAGGCGGCGGCGCACCTCTTCTACCACGACCACGCGATGTCCGTGACCTCGTTGAATGTGGCCGCGGGCCTCATCGGCAACTACCTGGTGCGTGACAAGGAAGAGGCCGGACTCGGTCTGCCGCGGGGCGACTACGAGATCCCCCTCGCGATCCAGGACGTCAACTTCGACACGGACGCCAAGGGCCGTCTCACCGGACAGATCCTTGTCAAGCGGATCATCGGCGGGCCGGACGCACCGATGCCGGGCGCGATCCCGCCGGCGCTCGCGTCGCTCGGTCCGTTCACGATGGTCAACGGGGTGGTGTGGCCGCACCTCGACGTGGAGGCCCGCGCGTACCGGCTGCGCCTGGTGAACGTCTCGGGCGCCCGGGTCTACCGCCTGGCCGTCATCGACGAGGAGACCGGCGAGGTCGTACGGGGCGCCATGAAACTGGTCGGCACGGACCTGGGCCTGCTGGGCAGACCGCAGACGATCGACGAGGCGCTGTCGCTGTCGCCCGCGGAACGCGCCGACGTCGTCGTCGACTTCGCCTCCTTCCCCGGAAAGCGGCTCAAGCTCGTCAACACGATCGCCGGGCAGCGTCCCGGTGCGGCGCTGCCCGACTTCATGGTGCCGTTCCCGGAGGTCATGCAGTTCCGCGTCGAGAAGCGGCGGCACGCCGGCTACTCGCTTCCGACAACGTTGTCACCGTCTTTCCGCAAGCTCACGCCGGCCGGCGTACCCGCTGACGCCACCGAGCGCTTCGTCATGCTCGCGTTCGACAAGACCGGTGCCATGCCCCAACTGTGGGAGATGCGCGAGGCGGCGGCCGGCACGGCGCCCGGCGACGGGGTCGTGACGATCGCAATGCCGGGCGGGACAAGGACGTTGCGACGCACAGGCGTCATGTTCGAGGACACCACGACGTTCTTCGCGGCGTCCGGCACCTGGGAGAAGTGGCACTTCGTCAGCGTCGCGCCCGCGGGGGTGCCCATCTATCACCCGATGCACATCCACCTCATGAACTTCCAGGTCATCGACCGCCGTACGGTGGACGGTTCGGGCATGGACTTCGCCACCGGACGGACGACGAAGCCGATCACCCTCGGCGCGCCCGTGCCCGTCGCGCCGGAGGAGTCCGGCTGGAAGGACACCATCACCGTCAACGCCAACACCCTCGTCACCGTGGCCGGACGTCTGGCGGAGCAGACCGGCAAGGTGATGTACCACTGCCACATCCTGGACCACGAGGACGAGGGCATGATGCGGCCCTTCGTGATCATGCCGTCGGCCGTTCATGGAATCCATGACATGTTGATGGGGATGAACGGCGCCATGGGGATGAACCAGAAGGCGGGCGGGCACGCCGGGATGAAGATGTAG
- a CDS encoding DUF1345 domain-containing protein, whose protein sequence is MSTWLPVSAIPRLACAVVVGAATGVAVGVTVDTSLGILAGIAATEAFFVVAGWIVLWPMNATATQRHARREDLRPVAEELVVIAAAVCGLVGIVVLLVGDSDPTHAATALAGAFTAWAALHLMYATRYAYLYYPRSAGGIDFNSEQPPAYRDFLYFSYNLGMTYQVSDTSVSSSTIRAMVLRHCLLSYVFGTSILATAINLVVGIVTH, encoded by the coding sequence ATGAGCACCTGGTTGCCGGTCTCCGCGATTCCGAGGCTCGCGTGCGCGGTGGTCGTCGGGGCGGCGACCGGCGTCGCGGTCGGCGTCACCGTCGACACCTCGCTGGGCATCCTGGCCGGCATCGCCGCGACCGAGGCCTTCTTCGTCGTGGCGGGCTGGATCGTGCTGTGGCCGATGAACGCGACGGCGACGCAACGTCATGCTCGACGCGAGGACCTGCGGCCCGTCGCCGAGGAACTGGTGGTGATCGCGGCCGCCGTCTGCGGCCTGGTCGGCATCGTCGTGCTCCTGGTCGGCGACTCCGACCCCACCCATGCGGCGACGGCCCTGGCCGGCGCGTTCACCGCCTGGGCGGCCCTGCACCTGATGTACGCCACCCGCTACGCCTACCTCTACTACCCGCGGTCCGCGGGCGGGATCGACTTCAACTCCGAACAGCCGCCCGCGTACAGGGACTTCCTCTATTTCAGTTACAACCTGGGGATGACCTACCAGGTCTCGGACACCAGCGTGTCGAGTTCGACGATCCGCGCCATGGTGCTGCGGCACTGTCTCCTGTCGTACGTCTTCGGCACCAGCATCCTCGCCACCGCCATCAACCTCGTCGTGGGCATCGTCACCCACTGA
- a CDS encoding glycosyltransferase, with protein MRILFFSNPLIGHLLPQFPLARALRGQGHAVAFSTPEVMAPHLAPEDFELLLSGPSSQEVTGEVARRTGADILFSATSQLVGEYFAGARVDLSLDDALAGARYWEPDLIVHEHLDFVGPLVAAVLKVPSAALAVAPALEPETARALAATVRARYLERGLQIPSQVPPGQWLLDLCPPSLQRRGALPMPPRERVAVRPEPHQGPDGATRTRRVPGGNRPRVLVSFDTASGASTGLGPVLRSLSALDIDLVATTGGDPVVDPGPQADRIELLPFTPAAELLENVSAVVHHGGPGITFGAAARGIPAVVVPGSVGQERQAERLASTGAGLALPLRDRHPAQVTAALDRLLADPGFTLAAHRLRDEIAAMPSASRVAEWLVASVSARRTR; from the coding sequence GTGCGCATTCTCTTCTTCAGCAATCCGCTGATCGGACATCTCCTCCCCCAGTTCCCGCTGGCGCGAGCCCTGCGCGGACAGGGTCACGCCGTCGCCTTCTCGACCCCCGAGGTGATGGCCCCCCATCTCGCGCCGGAGGACTTCGAGCTGCTGCTCTCCGGCCCCTCGTCGCAGGAGGTGACCGGGGAAGTCGCCCGCAGGACCGGTGCCGACATCCTGTTCAGCGCGACGTCGCAGCTGGTCGGCGAGTATTTCGCCGGGGCCCGTGTCGACCTCTCCCTCGACGACGCGCTGGCCGGCGCTCGGTACTGGGAACCGGATCTGATCGTCCACGAGCACCTCGACTTCGTGGGCCCGCTCGTCGCGGCCGTGCTCAAGGTGCCGTCCGCGGCGCTGGCCGTCGCTCCCGCGCTCGAACCGGAAACCGCGCGGGCGCTGGCCGCGACGGTGCGGGCCCGCTATCTCGAACGCGGCCTCCAGATCCCGTCGCAGGTGCCGCCCGGCCAGTGGCTGCTCGACCTCTGTCCGCCGAGCCTGCAGCGTCGCGGTGCGCTGCCGATGCCGCCGCGTGAGCGGGTCGCGGTACGGCCGGAACCACACCAAGGCCCGGACGGCGCGACGCGTACCCGCCGGGTACCGGGCGGCAACCGGCCGCGGGTGCTCGTCAGTTTCGACACCGCTTCCGGGGCATCCACGGGACTGGGTCCGGTGCTCCGGTCGCTGAGCGCGCTCGACATCGATCTGGTGGCCACGACGGGCGGTGACCCGGTCGTCGATCCCGGTCCGCAAGCGGACCGGATCGAACTGCTCCCCTTCACCCCGGCGGCGGAGTTGCTGGAGAACGTCTCGGCCGTGGTGCATCACGGAGGGCCGGGCATCACGTTCGGTGCGGCGGCGAGAGGCATCCCCGCTGTCGTCGTACCGGGATCGGTGGGGCAGGAGCGTCAGGCCGAGCGCCTCGCCTCGACCGGAGCGGGACTGGCGCTGCCCCTCCGGGACCGGCACCCCGCGCAGGTCACCGCCGCGCTCGACCGGCTGCTCGCCGACCCCGGCTTCACGCTCGCCGCGCACCGCCTGCGGGACGAGATAGCCGCCATGCCGTCGGCTTCGCGGGTGGCCGAGTGGCTCGTCGCCTCGGTCTCCGCGCGGCGAACGCGGTAG
- a CDS encoding family 1 encapsulin nanocompartment shell protein yields the protein MTTPDDVTNLHRELAPITPGAWAEIEDEARRTFRRNLAGRRVVDVSGPEGPELAAVGTGHLSGIEGPAAGVTARLREARPLVELRVPFTVSRSAVDDIDRGSKDSDWQPVKDAARTMAFAEDAAVFNGYGAARIDGLRGRTSHPVLPLPAEPRDFPDAVSGALTALRLAGVQGPYSLLLGAEAYTAVTETSDHGYPVASHLGRMLDGEVIWAPAIEGGFLLSTRGGDYELRLGEDLAVGYTAHDATDIELYFRQTLTFLVYTDEAVVALDPSAAAGTGTA from the coding sequence ATGACCACGCCCGACGACGTCACCAACCTGCATCGCGAACTCGCCCCGATCACGCCCGGCGCCTGGGCCGAGATCGAGGACGAGGCACGCCGCACCTTCCGCCGCAACCTCGCCGGCCGGCGGGTCGTGGACGTCTCCGGCCCCGAAGGCCCCGAGCTCGCGGCGGTGGGCACGGGTCACCTGTCCGGCATCGAGGGACCGGCGGCCGGTGTCACCGCACGGTTGCGTGAGGCGCGGCCCCTGGTCGAACTGCGGGTGCCGTTCACGGTGAGCCGCTCGGCCGTCGACGACATCGACCGCGGGTCCAAGGACTCCGACTGGCAGCCGGTCAAGGACGCCGCCCGCACCATGGCGTTCGCCGAGGACGCGGCCGTCTTCAACGGTTACGGGGCCGCGCGCATCGACGGGCTGCGCGGGCGCACCTCCCATCCCGTACTGCCGCTGCCCGCGGAACCACGTGACTTCCCGGACGCGGTCAGCGGCGCCCTCACGGCACTGCGCCTGGCCGGTGTGCAGGGCCCGTACTCCCTGCTGCTGGGCGCCGAGGCGTACACGGCGGTCACCGAGACCTCCGACCACGGCTATCCCGTCGCCAGCCATCTCGGGCGCATGCTCGACGGTGAGGTGATCTGGGCGCCCGCCATCGAAGGGGGCTTCCTGCTGAGCACCCGGGGCGGGGACTACGAACTGCGGCTCGGTGAGGATCTCGCCGTCGGTTACACGGCGCACGACGCCACCGACATCGAGCTGTACTTCCGCCAGACCCTGACCTTCCTGGTCTACACGGACGAAGCCGTGGTGGCGCTCGACCCGTCCGCGGCCGCGGGCACCGGGACGGCCTGA
- a CDS encoding MarR family winged helix-turn-helix transcriptional regulator produces MADTVKPEQTIKPLTPDEEAFLRALGRATASLSRAVDADMLLEQPISGTEYTVLMHLSEAPDGQLRMSDLANTCGMSVSGMTRVVNRLEAQSLVLRKRCPDDGRGWLASLTSSGWTCLEQAWPTNLASLRRHVFSRMEGCDVAAAARVLERIAPQ; encoded by the coding sequence ATGGCGGACACGGTCAAGCCCGAGCAGACGATCAAGCCCCTCACCCCCGACGAGGAGGCGTTCCTGCGGGCGCTCGGCAGGGCGACGGCAAGCCTGTCACGAGCCGTCGACGCCGACATGCTCCTGGAACAACCGATCAGCGGCACGGAGTACACGGTCCTGATGCACCTCTCCGAGGCACCTGACGGCCAGCTGCGCATGAGTGACCTGGCCAACACGTGCGGAATGTCGGTCAGTGGCATGACCAGAGTGGTGAACCGCCTGGAGGCGCAGTCGCTCGTGCTGCGGAAGAGGTGCCCGGACGACGGACGAGGGTGGCTCGCTTCGCTGACCTCTTCGGGGTGGACGTGTCTGGAGCAGGCATGGCCCACGAATCTCGCGAGCCTGCGGCGCCATGTCTTCTCCCGCATGGAGGGATGCGACGTCGCCGCGGCCGCCCGGGTGCTGGAGCGCATAGCCCCGCAATAG